A genomic stretch from Edaphobacter aggregans includes:
- a CDS encoding glycoside hydrolase family 2 TIM barrel-domain containing protein, with product MYSRRQFLKSSATVAAVSLLPRPSLSASIATLAQASADSPVSTRLTTGWEYFQGPLASPWEAWHSEELATWQPVAMPHCFNAYDGCDPDVPYYRGNGWYRTHAPITNPYKGGRTLLHFEGAGQATTVYVGEALAGKHVGGYDEFVFDITDLLPPFLNNAAPSTNPAPKPKSKKQPAGVPIAVLCDNSRDLDRIPSDFSDFSLYGGMYRHVNLVYVPAVSFETVHVQTKLASPKAPADISIVATLYNPTGTIDPLEVVVEVLNAKGASVHRSKHTMKPWTAASEIVTFRVATPELWSPSSPHLYQCRITLTSPTGEYVAHETFGIRHTEWVDHGPFKLNGERLLLRGTHRHEDHAGYAAAMPDDLIDQEMQLIKDMGANFIRLAHYQQSRRVLEHCDRLGILVWEEIPWCRGGVGNDIFKEMARRVLRNMIAQHHNHPSILLWGLGNENDWPTEYPEINQPEIRAFLTELRDLSHQLDPSRLTTIRRLDFARDIPDVYSPSIWAGWYSGTFPEYQKSLETQRERVNHLFHAEWGADSHAGRHSENPDKVLAKIATGHGTDERGLAYMNTGGEARVSKDGDWSETYACNLFDWHLKVQQTLPWFTGSAQWIFKDFTTPLRVENPVPRVNQKGVVTRDMQKKEAFYVFQSYWTDVPMVRLYGHTWPIRWGEPNEEKMVKVYSNCETAELFVNGKSAGVRHRDSQDFPAAGLRWMTPFVAGNNHLRVVAKRGSTTVIDELVFDYQTETWGPPTTLKLNEKNRAGNRVTIEAKLYDDKGVICLDARNQVRFSLAGGGKLIDNMGTPSGSRVVQLYNGRAEITLEKSPTGQTVAAVSSADIPSAFSTIA from the coding sequence ATGTACTCCCGCAGGCAATTCTTGAAGTCCAGTGCGACCGTAGCTGCGGTCTCGTTGCTGCCACGCCCATCGCTCAGTGCTTCGATTGCTACGCTGGCCCAGGCATCTGCAGACAGCCCCGTATCCACGCGCCTCACAACAGGCTGGGAGTACTTTCAGGGTCCACTGGCCAGCCCGTGGGAGGCATGGCACAGCGAAGAGCTCGCCACATGGCAGCCCGTGGCAATGCCTCACTGCTTCAACGCATACGATGGCTGCGACCCGGACGTCCCCTACTACCGAGGCAACGGCTGGTACCGCACCCACGCACCCATCACGAATCCGTATAAGGGCGGACGTACCCTGCTCCACTTTGAGGGCGCAGGCCAGGCAACCACTGTCTACGTCGGCGAAGCGCTCGCAGGCAAGCACGTCGGCGGCTACGACGAGTTCGTCTTCGACATCACCGACCTTCTCCCTCCGTTTCTCAACAACGCTGCACCATCCACGAACCCAGCCCCCAAACCCAAATCGAAGAAGCAGCCCGCAGGCGTCCCCATCGCCGTCTTGTGCGACAACTCCCGCGACCTCGACCGGATCCCCTCCGACTTCAGCGACTTCAGCCTCTACGGCGGCATGTACCGTCATGTCAACCTCGTCTACGTCCCTGCCGTCTCCTTCGAGACCGTGCACGTGCAGACAAAGCTCGCCTCCCCCAAGGCCCCGGCCGATATATCCATAGTGGCGACCCTCTACAACCCCACCGGCACAATCGATCCCCTCGAAGTCGTCGTCGAAGTCCTCAACGCCAAAGGAGCTTCCGTCCACAGATCTAAACACACGATGAAGCCGTGGACCGCGGCCAGTGAGATCGTCACCTTCCGCGTAGCTACACCCGAGCTCTGGAGCCCCTCCTCACCTCACCTCTACCAATGCCGCATCACCCTCACCAGCCCCACCGGCGAATACGTCGCACACGAAACCTTCGGCATTCGCCATACCGAGTGGGTCGACCACGGCCCCTTCAAGCTCAACGGCGAACGCCTCCTACTCCGCGGAACTCATCGTCACGAAGATCACGCAGGCTACGCAGCAGCGATGCCCGACGATCTCATCGACCAGGAGATGCAGCTCATCAAGGACATGGGCGCGAACTTCATCCGACTCGCCCACTACCAGCAGTCGCGCCGCGTCCTCGAGCACTGCGACCGCCTCGGCATCCTTGTCTGGGAAGAGATCCCCTGGTGCCGCGGAGGCGTCGGCAACGACATCTTCAAAGAGATGGCGCGCCGCGTGCTTCGCAACATGATCGCCCAGCACCACAACCACCCCAGCATCCTCCTCTGGGGCCTCGGCAACGAGAACGACTGGCCCACCGAGTATCCCGAGATCAACCAGCCTGAGATCCGCGCCTTCCTCACCGAACTTCGCGACCTGTCCCACCAGCTCGACCCTTCGCGTCTCACCACCATCCGTCGCCTCGACTTCGCCCGCGACATCCCCGACGTCTACTCGCCCTCCATCTGGGCCGGCTGGTACAGCGGCACCTTCCCCGAGTACCAGAAATCCCTCGAAACACAGCGCGAGCGGGTCAATCATCTCTTCCATGCCGAGTGGGGAGCCGACAGCCACGCCGGCCGCCACTCCGAGAACCCAGACAAGGTCCTCGCCAAGATTGCGACCGGCCACGGCACCGACGAGCGCGGCCTCGCCTACATGAACACCGGCGGCGAAGCCCGCGTCTCCAAGGACGGCGACTGGTCCGAAACCTACGCCTGCAACCTCTTCGACTGGCACCTCAAAGTGCAGCAAACCCTCCCCTGGTTCACCGGCTCGGCCCAGTGGATCTTCAAGGACTTCACCACTCCCCTGCGTGTCGAAAACCCCGTCCCACGCGTCAACCAGAAAGGCGTCGTCACCCGCGACATGCAAAAAAAGGAGGCCTTCTACGTCTTCCAGTCCTACTGGACCGACGTCCCCATGGTGCGCCTCTACGGACACACCTGGCCCATCCGCTGGGGTGAGCCTAACGAGGAAAAGATGGTGAAGGTGTATTCCAACTGCGAGACCGCTGAGCTCTTCGTCAACGGCAAGTCCGCCGGTGTGCGCCACCGCGACAGTCAGGACTTCCCTGCCGCAGGTCTACGCTGGATGACCCCATTTGTAGCAGGTAACAACCATCTCCGCGTCGTCGCCAAGCGAGGCTCAACGACGGTCATCGACGAGCTGGTGTTCGATTATCAGACCGAAACCTGGGGTCCCCCCACCACCCTCAAGCTTAACGAAAAAAATCGCGCCGGAAACAGAGTCACCATTGAAGCGAAACTCTATGATGACAAGGGAGTTATCTGCCTCGACGCCCGCAACCAGGTTCGCTTCAGCCTGGCGGGCGGCGGCAAGCTCATCGACAACATGGGCACCCCATCCGGTTCGCGAGTCGTGCAGCTCTACAACGGCCGCGCCGAGATCACCCTCGAAAAAAGCCCTACCGGACAGACTGTCGCTGCGGTCAGTTCGGCCGATATTCCCAGCGCATTCTCTACGATCGCCTGA
- a CDS encoding TonB-dependent receptor has protein sequence MITGPRFSKWKLVLLVLASAILTTNAIAQLSTATLFGSITDTTGAVVPNATITLTQTDTNFVRVAKVKDDGSYREEFLPVGPYKISVSAPGFKSLVRNGVVLAVMQNAELSLSLDVGTATETVNVTADVPLVNSGNSTIGQTVSNVEIENLPLVNRNVDRLLQLVPGVQTVSTINNLGYQEIKVLANGSTDGFVGQVSYYLDGGLNMTGLRNSGNQIPNPDAVSQFNVVTNNYSAQLGRYSAAVVSVITKGGTNSFHGSAFEFYRDRNFNAVAHNAGAGAVKSPYNLHRFGATLGGPIRHDKDFFFGSFAGYRFRTTATNSGNLPSAAQLAGNFSENMPSDITKCTDTPSTADNTNIKFLVCNPATGQPFANNTIPTSSLDPTAVNIVKYITTALGKETKQPFRTGDTPYTYRVLEATPEQNEEYLIKTDHQITSSHRLSLSYFLLNYSIRNNLGGFTQAWSYSNYANKQQNANLGDVWTINSRTVNQFWLNYTRQNGGRIPVTSDPTKKTLADFGSDFGVVGAPSLPNISVGGVQGFTLAQAITGPKAGANVYNVRDVLNTTRGKHSLYFGGEAGLEKDFQLTSLNNYGSFTFSTTNGAKFARTTNGLSDFMMGVPAGMGQDTGLYANANWYSFGAFAQDDWRILTNLTLNLGIRYDWQQAPTDPQHMTSNFSPGVQSHAFQNVSIIGTTSKLAPLGMLFPGDPGVPVGGAFTPLNHVSPRLGFAYDPFNNGRTVFHGAAGLFFGGISGNEWEFPSNYAPFAVRNSGYTRVTSLTHPYSNDPTEFPGGVNPYPQLMFDYKNSAATFLPLNQVVTMDPNYRWPYSMQLNFGVQQQFTNSFAMSVYYVGSFNRKTPLYNDINGPQFNITAAGASGASCTDLTKACGYANSSATVNNRRPLNSMFGNSAANPMYSNVWVIRSNQNSNYNGLQVTLEQRLTHRVSARGYYSWSKTLQSNTLDATSGLNGTFVDANFPQLEYRQRSDQDRRNMMTMSFVWKPDYFDGYNRVVRTALNGWTVTGIWTANSGQPFTVTTGNDNYFSGLGNNRPSIIPGKSPHTLPQSSRVGEMKQWFDTTAYCRPGTDAGCAGVGPLGLLGNERPAQLDVPGYRNVDASLFRSFNIRESLQFQFRGEVSNVFNLVNLGTPSAAMNSSTYGQITGSGGSQRIIQVGGRILF, from the coding sequence ATGATTACGGGTCCCAGGTTCAGTAAGTGGAAGCTCGTGCTCCTCGTGCTTGCTTCTGCCATATTGACTACCAATGCAATAGCGCAGCTCAGCACCGCCACTCTATTCGGCAGCATTACCGATACCACCGGCGCCGTCGTTCCCAACGCGACCATTACTCTCACGCAGACAGACACCAACTTCGTCCGCGTCGCTAAAGTCAAGGACGACGGCTCCTATCGCGAGGAATTCCTTCCGGTCGGTCCGTACAAAATCTCTGTATCGGCACCTGGGTTCAAGTCTTTGGTACGCAACGGAGTTGTCCTCGCAGTCATGCAGAACGCAGAGCTGTCGCTCTCTCTCGATGTCGGTACCGCAACCGAGACCGTCAACGTCACAGCCGATGTACCCCTCGTGAACTCCGGCAACTCCACCATCGGGCAAACCGTCTCCAACGTCGAGATCGAAAACCTTCCGCTGGTCAATCGCAACGTCGACCGCCTCCTCCAACTCGTCCCTGGCGTCCAGACAGTCAGCACCATCAATAACCTCGGCTATCAGGAGATCAAAGTCCTCGCAAACGGATCGACTGACGGATTCGTCGGTCAGGTGTCGTACTACTTAGACGGCGGTCTCAATATGACGGGTCTCCGCAACAGCGGAAACCAGATCCCCAACCCTGACGCGGTCAGTCAGTTCAACGTCGTCACCAACAACTACAGCGCTCAGCTCGGCCGTTACTCCGCGGCAGTCGTCAGCGTCATCACCAAGGGCGGCACCAACAGCTTCCATGGCTCGGCCTTCGAGTTCTACCGTGACAGAAACTTCAACGCGGTGGCACACAATGCCGGAGCAGGCGCCGTCAAGAGCCCATACAATCTACACCGTTTCGGCGCCACCTTGGGCGGTCCCATTCGTCACGACAAAGACTTCTTCTTTGGTAGTTTCGCGGGCTACCGCTTTAGAACGACCGCCACAAACAGCGGTAATCTTCCGTCCGCAGCCCAGCTCGCAGGCAATTTCTCCGAAAATATGCCGTCGGACATTACAAAGTGCACGGATACACCCTCGACCGCTGATAACACCAACATCAAGTTCCTGGTCTGCAATCCTGCCACTGGCCAGCCGTTTGCAAACAATACGATTCCCACAAGCAGCCTCGATCCGACAGCCGTCAACATCGTGAAGTACATTACCACCGCCTTAGGCAAGGAAACTAAGCAGCCGTTCCGTACAGGCGATACCCCGTATACCTATCGCGTGCTCGAAGCAACGCCCGAGCAGAACGAAGAGTATCTGATCAAGACCGATCATCAGATCACATCTTCGCACCGTCTCAGCCTCAGTTACTTCCTTCTCAACTACAGCATCCGCAACAACCTCGGCGGATTTACTCAGGCATGGTCGTACTCTAACTACGCCAACAAACAGCAGAATGCGAACCTCGGCGACGTCTGGACCATAAACTCCCGTACCGTCAACCAGTTCTGGCTCAACTACACGCGTCAGAATGGCGGACGTATCCCGGTCACCAGCGATCCCACCAAGAAGACCCTTGCCGACTTTGGCTCGGATTTTGGCGTTGTAGGCGCACCTTCACTCCCAAACATCAGCGTAGGTGGCGTGCAAGGCTTCACGCTCGCTCAGGCAATCACTGGCCCCAAAGCTGGAGCCAACGTTTACAACGTTCGTGACGTGCTCAACACAACCCGCGGAAAGCACTCTCTTTACTTCGGCGGTGAAGCAGGTCTAGAGAAGGACTTCCAACTCACCTCACTCAATAACTACGGCTCGTTTACCTTCTCCACCACGAACGGTGCGAAGTTTGCCCGCACCACCAACGGTCTCTCTGACTTCATGATGGGCGTTCCCGCCGGCATGGGACAGGACACCGGCCTCTACGCAAATGCCAACTGGTACTCCTTCGGCGCGTTTGCCCAGGATGACTGGCGCATCCTTACCAACCTGACTCTCAACCTCGGCATCCGCTACGACTGGCAGCAGGCGCCGACCGATCCCCAGCACATGACGTCGAACTTCAGCCCCGGCGTGCAGTCACATGCATTCCAGAACGTCAGCATTATCGGCACCACATCAAAACTTGCTCCTCTTGGTATGCTCTTCCCCGGCGATCCTGGCGTGCCGGTCGGTGGCGCATTCACTCCCCTCAACCACGTCTCGCCCCGTCTGGGTTTTGCCTATGATCCGTTCAACAATGGTAGAACCGTCTTCCACGGCGCTGCCGGTCTGTTCTTCGGCGGTATCTCCGGCAACGAGTGGGAATTCCCCTCGAACTACGCCCCGTTCGCTGTCCGTAATAGCGGATACACCCGGGTCACTTCACTCACCCATCCTTACTCAAACGATCCAACCGAGTTTCCGGGCGGCGTAAATCCATATCCCCAACTGATGTTCGACTACAAGAACAGCGCTGCAACGTTCCTGCCGTTGAACCAGGTTGTGACGATGGATCCGAACTATCGCTGGCCCTACTCCATGCAGCTCAACTTTGGCGTCCAGCAACAGTTCACCAACAGCTTCGCGATGAGCGTCTACTACGTGGGTTCGTTCAACCGCAAGACACCGCTCTACAACGACATCAACGGACCGCAGTTCAACATCACAGCGGCCGGCGCCAGCGGTGCAAGCTGCACCGATTTGACGAAGGCTTGCGGCTACGCCAACAGCAGCGCCACGGTCAATAACCGTCGCCCCCTTAACTCCATGTTCGGTAACTCGGCAGCGAACCCCATGTATAGCAACGTGTGGGTCATTCGCTCCAACCAGAACTCCAACTACAACGGCCTTCAGGTCACCTTGGAGCAGCGCCTCACGCATCGCGTTAGCGCGCGCGGCTACTACTCCTGGAGCAAGACGCTGCAAAGCAACACGCTCGATGCCACCAGTGGCCTCAACGGTACCTTTGTAGACGCCAACTTCCCACAACTCGAGTACCGCCAGCGTTCAGATCAGGATCGTCGCAACATGATGACAATGTCCTTCGTCTGGAAGCCTGACTACTTCGACGGCTATAACCGTGTGGTCAGGACCGCACTCAATGGCTGGACGGTCACCGGTATCTGGACGGCAAACAGCGGCCAGCCCTTCACCGTAACCACCGGCAACGACAACTACTTCTCGGGCCTTGGCAACAATCGCCCGAGCATCATCCCCGGCAAGTCGCCTCACACGCTCCCTCAGAGCTCTCGTGTAGGCGAGATGAAGCAGTGGTTCGATACAACGGCCTACTGCCGTCCCGGAACCGATGCCGGATGCGCTGGCGTCGGCCCGCTCGGTCTGCTCGGCAACGAGCGCCCTGCGCAGCTTGACGTCCCGGGCTATCGCAATGTTGATGCTTCGCTCTTCCGCAGCTTCAACATCCGCGAATCGCTCCAGTTCCAGTTCCGCGGTGAGGTCTCCAACGTCTTCAACCTCGTGAACCTTGGCACTCCGTCGGCGGCGATGAACAGCTCAACCTACGGCCAGATCACCGGTAGTGGTGGCAGCCAACGCATCATCCAGGTTGGCGGCCGTATCCTCTTCTAA
- a CDS encoding M16 family metallopeptidase translates to MKYFAKGLTSVLASALSIAIAAPAALAQTATAPAEKPAAAQPWTKIPIPPLHAFKPAQPKRIELSNGLVIFLQEDHELPFINGSILIRGGSRDEPADKIGLVSLYGHAWRTSGTATIDGDKLDDKLEAKAASIETSGGSASTSVHWSSLKGDFDTVFASTMDLLLNPNFKADKLALGKRQIASGISRRNDDAGGIAIREAVKLVYGPTSPYARQPEYATIGAVTLDDLKAWHDRTVVPNNMIVSVSGDFDSAAMEAKLRAAFEHLPRGQAFQSEKFTFTDPKPGVNFAEKDDVNQSNVLIVGLGTERSNPDYYALSVMNEIFSGGFGSRVVQNVRTKLGLAYSVDGSFGASYDHPGIFYVIAGTKSASTVDATKAMLEEVNRLKTVPPTPAELAKAKDQLLNSFIFHYDSPEKTLGEQVTLAFYGYPADFLEKYKTGIEKVTAADITRVANKYVDQSKLGIVVVGNQAEIKPTLDALGKVTPLDITIPPPPAKPAE, encoded by the coding sequence GTGAAGTATTTCGCAAAAGGATTGACGTCAGTTCTCGCTTCTGCCCTGAGCATCGCAATCGCCGCGCCCGCAGCCTTGGCGCAAACGGCAACCGCACCAGCAGAAAAGCCCGCGGCAGCCCAGCCTTGGACGAAGATCCCCATCCCCCCGCTCCACGCCTTCAAGCCCGCGCAGCCCAAGCGCATCGAGCTCTCCAACGGCCTCGTCATCTTCCTGCAAGAGGACCACGAGCTCCCCTTCATCAATGGAAGCATCCTCATCCGCGGTGGCAGCCGGGATGAACCCGCCGACAAAATCGGCCTTGTCTCCCTCTACGGCCATGCCTGGCGTACCAGCGGGACTGCAACCATCGACGGCGATAAGCTAGACGACAAGCTCGAAGCCAAGGCCGCCAGCATCGAAACCTCCGGCGGTTCCGCGTCCACATCCGTCCACTGGTCCAGCCTCAAAGGCGACTTCGACACCGTCTTCGCCTCCACCATGGACCTGCTCCTCAACCCGAACTTCAAGGCTGACAAACTCGCCCTGGGCAAGCGCCAGATCGCCAGCGGCATCTCCCGCCGCAACGACGACGCCGGCGGCATAGCCATCCGCGAGGCCGTCAAGCTCGTCTATGGCCCCACCAGCCCCTACGCCCGCCAGCCCGAGTACGCCACCATCGGCGCCGTGACCCTCGATGACCTCAAGGCATGGCACGACCGCACCGTCGTTCCCAACAACATGATCGTCTCCGTCTCCGGCGACTTCGACTCCGCCGCCATGGAAGCCAAGCTCCGAGCCGCCTTCGAGCACCTTCCCCGCGGCCAAGCCTTCCAGTCCGAAAAATTCACCTTCACCGACCCCAAACCCGGCGTCAACTTCGCCGAGAAGGATGATGTCAACCAGTCCAACGTCCTCATTGTCGGCCTCGGCACCGAGCGCAGCAACCCCGACTACTACGCCCTCAGCGTCATGAACGAGATCTTCTCCGGCGGCTTCGGCTCCCGCGTCGTCCAGAACGTCCGCACCAAGCTGGGCCTCGCCTACTCGGTCGACGGCAGCTTCGGCGCCTCCTACGACCACCCCGGCATCTTCTACGTCATCGCCGGTACCAAGAGCGCCTCGACCGTGGACGCCACCAAAGCGATGCTCGAAGAGGTCAACCGCCTCAAGACCGTCCCACCCACCCCGGCCGAGTTGGCCAAAGCGAAGGACCAGCTCCTCAACTCCTTCATCTTCCACTACGACTCCCCCGAGAAGACCCTTGGCGAGCAGGTCACGCTGGCCTTCTACGGCTACCCCGCCGACTTCCTCGAGAAGTACAAGACCGGCATCGAAAAAGTCACCGCCGCCGACATCACCCGCGTAGCCAACAAGTACGTAGACCAGTCCAAGCTAGGAATCGTAGTCGTAGGCAACCAGGCCGAGATCAAACCCACCCTAGACGCCCTGGGCAAAGTAACCCCACTCGACATCACCATCCCACCCCCACCCGCCAAACCCGCCGAGTAG
- a CDS encoding M16 family metallopeptidase yields the protein MRVRSLVAATVMLGMALCSGAPAQDLASFEKRTTVKVLPNGLTLIISERPEAPVFSFYTLVDAGSADDPQGASGLAHMFEHMAFKGSQEIGTTNYPAEKVALAKVEIAYAAYDAELRKLVGQDPAKLAELKKAFEDAQAEAQKFVIPNQFSEIAEQQGATGINASTAEDSTQYFWSMPSNRLELWAYLESQRIGQPVQREFYKERDVVQEERRMRTDSSPTGRMVEQFLAAAYIAHPYGRPGVGWESEISQVSATEAEAFHKKYYVPSNMVIAVVGDVKASETMPILERYFSKIPAGPKPEPMTTIEPPQFAEKSVVIKEATQPFYIEGYHRPDYRDPDDSVYDAITDIFSNGRTARLYRSLVRDQKIAATAEGFSGFPGQKYPGLFAVYAVPLPGHTPEEMRTAIHKELDRLKNEDITDEELARFKTRARADLLRGLADNDGLAHQLAEYQTRYGDWRQLFRELDQIDAVTKADIRRVANKIFVENNRTSARIEYVEPQKPATSTGGAE from the coding sequence GTGCGAGTACGAAGTTTAGTAGCGGCTACAGTTATGCTCGGAATGGCCTTGTGTTCTGGCGCTCCGGCACAAGATCTGGCCAGCTTCGAGAAACGAACCACGGTCAAGGTGCTGCCCAACGGCCTCACTCTCATCATCTCCGAGCGGCCCGAAGCCCCCGTCTTCAGCTTCTACACCCTCGTCGACGCCGGTTCAGCCGACGACCCTCAGGGAGCCAGCGGCCTCGCTCACATGTTCGAACACATGGCCTTCAAGGGCTCCCAGGAGATCGGCACCACCAACTACCCCGCCGAAAAGGTAGCCCTCGCCAAAGTTGAGATCGCCTATGCAGCCTACGACGCCGAACTCCGCAAACTCGTCGGACAGGACCCCGCCAAACTCGCCGAGCTGAAAAAGGCCTTTGAAGACGCTCAGGCCGAAGCCCAGAAGTTCGTCATCCCCAACCAGTTCTCCGAGATCGCCGAGCAGCAAGGCGCCACCGGCATCAACGCCTCCACCGCCGAAGACTCCACCCAGTATTTCTGGAGCATGCCCTCCAACCGTCTCGAGCTCTGGGCATACCTTGAAAGTCAGCGCATCGGCCAGCCCGTCCAGCGCGAGTTCTACAAGGAGCGTGATGTCGTCCAGGAAGAGCGCCGCATGCGCACCGACTCCTCTCCCACCGGACGCATGGTCGAGCAGTTCCTCGCCGCAGCCTACATCGCCCATCCTTACGGCCGCCCCGGCGTCGGCTGGGAGAGCGAGATCAGCCAGGTCTCCGCTACCGAGGCCGAAGCCTTCCACAAGAAATACTACGTCCCTTCCAACATGGTCATCGCAGTCGTCGGCGACGTGAAAGCCAGCGAAACCATGCCCATCCTCGAGCGTTACTTCTCGAAGATCCCCGCCGGCCCCAAGCCCGAGCCCATGACGACCATCGAACCCCCACAGTTCGCTGAAAAGTCCGTCGTCATCAAGGAAGCCACCCAGCCCTTCTACATCGAGGGCTATCACCGTCCCGACTATCGCGACCCCGATGACTCCGTCTACGATGCCATCACCGACATCTTCTCCAACGGCCGCACCGCCCGCCTCTATCGCTCGCTCGTTCGCGACCAGAAGATTGCCGCCACGGCTGAAGGCTTCAGCGGATTCCCCGGCCAGAAGTATCCCGGCCTCTTCGCCGTCTACGCGGTTCCCCTCCCCGGCCACACCCCAGAGGAGATGCGCACCGCCATCCACAAGGAACTCGACCGCCTCAAGAACGAGGACATCACCGACGAAGAGCTCGCCCGCTTCAAGACCCGCGCCCGCGCCGATCTTCTCCGCGGCCTCGCCGACAACGACGGCCTCGCCCACCAGCTAGCCGAGTACCAGACACGCTATGGCGACTGGCGTCAGCTCTTCCGCGAGCTCGACCAGATCGACGCCGTCACCAAAGCCGACATCCGCCGCGTCGCCAACAAGATCTTCGTTGAAAACAATCGCACCAGCGCACGGATCGAATACGTAGAGCCGCAAAAACCGGCCACGAGCACGGGAGGTGCTGAGTGA